From Theileria annulata chromosome 1, complete sequence, *** SEQUENCING IN PROGRESS ***, one genomic window encodes:
- a CDS encoding uncharacterized protein (Contains a putative signal sequence; one small intron possible;~Apicoplast targetting peptide predicted by the PlasmoAP tool;~Signal peptide predicted for TA19075 by SignalP 2.0 HMM (Signal peptide probability 0.970, signal anchor probability 0.029) with cleavage site probability 0.650 between residues 27 and 28) yields the protein MRNLRKTLLLILLSFSVLIENFKPVSAGLCLAGTTLGTMCMVPLMWRGLKQIGYFFASIDYACRVKSGKYQKYCTTDDIVANKYVKINLASNNHGRFITVTDLDDDTKNVRTQIKLYNIKSTDKEDYSNYTIGCVYFYCRKLQCDLKYTYRTVLTYVDEKNRKCIEIESFNEKGHRTMRRVFRERSCFWWYDRILNEKETLLKSVIALNWLKFNTDNTVFKLNINVLSLPPFIKRVPFSKGEYYYINAESSKITNLDEVIFSSTPYKLRENFKDLIVWHYFTKKDDIVNTSYVVICQLITGGWTCSYHKCISQSPIEFKSYDSFAIPLDHNVSIVDSTVSNRNSNKFKLTFDLNSKNVPDDTMKLSLHLYTHSNHYTLRPKELNTTNLIESVKIHHSGGTTELKHAVMDNFRLLSVKKYGDEYFLSFAAIGYETLLFNTINVKKFIDFTTECKTIEWFYETNTRALMENLLSPHYMAFSFLNKETVSEGQGPNVENYPNVEFIDLDLKSLDKKHILAAKYNNHVTVYSSLYLRYKVFKKLKLDSQTFDITFDFNSQVFYCEHQNSKFVVISHINKDLTIIKQNASNLFETTQINKMEQAISDVDLNTVLNLQIENEWTNITLNMNDTHISDDIEVLLPSYNVSIFKTHYGKRIGKVVTKNQEFKIEKGWALVSRIVYMEHILLLIDTVLENEIRRELYKINHNKNNILLMSNTKINYSVNKLNIENIEKMLYDSLHNLYPNTLPVRINFDHPKNDVSEFDIDNLTIFHSNNDLILNPGELSVYDNYYKVLTDHKWMQVFRLKDAQGRYLYKAFMLADKSMYSFYCHHDDHGCKEFKRNNYHDATISNQTAEIPLLIESVYLPDVSVTKTRVGTKIITMYKSTSKLLNPIIFGRHEIKLIGNFSSVEVTKSLNDKLFSVSIEASFSDGKKGTLTFTQISPNSEDYKLGDDPKIPFIDKSVDIFEQTINQSQQEVLDFNEEKYPLDLRYMILNDDYYYFTGYTRSKKFEIKFGEQTHTINRQNTRYNIWVRYPYKNVSTCVFFMSYKTEDSLKTVSQKHDNNDSKHQIKRPNIRINWGILSNLESLVVNRNLLSMVGYKEEIFPVDLQIEQSGMDSSILKLKIDNNTNVYTTISKSKRVINNVKYKNVIIKGVPKQLAKHVFESKVNNELLIVIATKTVNKSMVNAYKLMNDTFEILDLKDIDYVSHKGLEIFK from the coding sequence ATGAGGAATCTTAGGAAGACCCTTCTCCTGATTCTATTAAGTTTCAGTGTCCTCATCGAAAATTTCAAGCCGGTTTCAGCCGGTTTGTGTTTGGCCGGGACAACACTTGGTACAATGTGTATGGTTCCACTCATGTGGAGGGGTTTGAAACAAATCGGTTATTTTTTTGCGTCAATCGATTATGCTTGTAGAGTAAAATCGGGAAAATATCAGAAATATTGTACAACTGATGATATTGTAGCAAATAAATACGTGAAAATCAACCTCGCTAGTAATAATCATGGCAGGTTTATAACAGTCACAGATTTAGATGATGATACCAAAAATGTGAGAACGCAAATCAAgttgtataatattaaatctactgataaagaagattatagtaattatacaataggatgtgtatatttttattgtaGAAAATTGCAGTGTGACCTTAAATACACCTACAGAACAGTTTTAACATATGTAGATGAAAAAAATCGGAAATGCATAGAAATAGAATCATTCAACGAGAAAGGACATAGAACAATGAGGCGTGTTTTTAGAGAGAGAAGTTGTTTTTGGTGGTATGATAGAATACTCAATGAAAAGGAGACATTGTTAAAATCAGTTATTGCTCTCAATTGGCTCAAATTCAATACTGACAATACTGTATTTaaactaaatataaatgttcTATCGCTTCCTCCCTTCATAAAGAGGGTTCCTTTTTCGAAAGGTgagtattattatataaatgcAGAAAGTTctaaaataactaatttgGATGAGGTCATATTCTCAAGCACACCTTACAAGCTTAGAGAAAATTTCAAAGATTTAATTGTTTGGCATTATTTTACTAAAAAAGATGATATTGTAAACACATCTTACGTTGTAATTTGCCAACTTATAACTGGCGGCTGGACTTGTAGTTATCACAAATGTATTTCCCAAAGTCCAATAGAATTTAAAAGTTATGATTCATTTGCCATCCCCCTTGACCATAATGTTAGTATTGTTGATTCAACTGTTTCCAATAGAAATTCTAACAAATTTAAGCTAacatttgatttaaatagtAAAAATGTACCCGATGATACTATGAAACTGAGTTTACACCTGTACACACACTCAAACCATTACACACTAAGGCCAAAGGAATTAAACACTACCAACTTAATAGAATCTGTAAAAATTCATCATTCTGGAGGTACCACAGAATTAAAACACGCGGTAATGGATAACTTCCGGCTATTAAgtgttaaaaaatatgGAGATGAATATTTCCTAAGTTTTGCGGCCATAGGTTATGAAACTCTTTTATTTAACACTATAAATGTGAAGAAATTTATCGATTTCACAACTGAATGTAAGACAATCGAGTGGTTTTACGAAACTAATACCAGAGCTCTTATGGAAAATTTGTTATCTCCCCATTATATGGCCTTTTCGTTCCTTAACAAGGAAACAGTCTCAGAGGGCCAAGGACCAAATGTAGAAAATTATCCGAATGTAGAATTTATTGACTTAGATTTAAAAAGCTTGGATAAGAAACATATTTTAGCTGCAAAATACAATAATCACGTAACAGTATATTCTAGTTTGTACTTACGCTACAAAGTATTTAAAAAGCTTAAATTAGATTCTCAAACTTTTGACATAACTTTTGATTTCAACTCTCAAGTTTTTTATTGTGAACACCAAAACTCAAAATTTGTAGTCATTTCTCATATAAATAAAgatttaacaataattaaacaaaatgcTTCAAATCTGTTTGAAACTActcaaattaataaaatggaGCAAGCAATTTCTGATGTAGACTTAAACACTGTTTTAAACCTTCAGATTGAAAATGAATGGACAAATATCACATTAAACATGAACGACACACATATTTCTGATGACATTGAGGTGTTATTACCATCTTATAATGTCTCAATTTTTAAGACTCACTATGGGAAAAGAATTGGAAAAGTTGTTACTAAAAATCAGGAATTTAAGATTGAAAAGGGTTGGGCTTTGGTCTCTAGAATAGTGTACATGGAACATATTTTACTTTTAATTGATACGGTACTTGAAAATGAGATAAGAAGAGAActgtataaaataaaccATAACAAGAATAACATATTACTAATGTCTAACACtaagataaattattcagtAAACAAGTTGAATATAGAGAATATAGAAAAGATGTTATATGATTCTcttcataatttatatcCAAATACTTTACCTGTCAGAATAAATTTCGACCACCCTAAAAATGATGTGTCCGAATTCGACATTGATAATTTGACAATTTTCCATTCAAACAACGATTTAATTCTTAACCCAGGTGAATTGTCGGTTTATgacaattattataaagttCTTACCGACCATAAATGGATGCAAGTTTTTAGATTAAAGGATGCACAAGGTCGATACCTTTACAAGGCTTTTATGTTAGCTGATAAAAGTATGTATTCTTTCTATTGTCATCATGATGATCATGGGTGTAAGGAATTTAAGCGTAATAACTATCACGATGCTACCATAAGTAATCAAACCGCCGAAATCCCTTTACTAATCGAAAGTGTGTATTTACCAGATGTTTCCGTAACAAAAACCAGAGTTGgtacaaaaattattacaatgTATAAATCTACTTCTAAGTTATTAAATCCTATAATCTTTGGGAGGCATGAAATCAAGCTTATTGGTAATTTTTCAAGTGTAGAAGTTACTAAGTCTCTTAACGATAAACTTTTTTCAGTAAGTATAGAAGCGTCTTTTTCTGATGGTAAAAAGGGAACTTTGACATTTACTCAAATTTCACCCAATTCAGAAGATTATAAGCTTGGCGATGATCCAAAAATACCATTCATTGATAAATCAGTTGACATTTTTGAGCAAACAATTAATCAATCTCAGCAGGAAGTTTTAGATtttaatgaagaaaaataTCCACTAGATTTAAGGTATATGATATTGAATGATGATTATTACTACTTTACGGGATACACTAGATCTAagaaatttgaaataaagTTTGGTGAACAGACTCATACTATTAACCGTCAAAATACAAGGTATAATATCTGGGTCAGATATCCCTACAAAAATGTTAGCACTTGTGTGTTTTTTATGTCATACAAGACCGAAGACTCACTGAAAACTGTGTCACAAAAGCatgataataatgattCTAAACATCAAATTAAAAGACCGAATATTCGGATTAATTGGGGGATACTTTCGAACTTGGAATCATTAGTGGTAAACCGAAATTTATTAAGTATGGTAGGATACAAAGAAGAGATTTTCCCAGTAGATTTACAGATCGAACAAAGTGGAATGGACagttcaattttaaaactgaAAATAGACAACAATACGAATGTTTACACAACGATTTCTAAGTCCAAACGTGTTATCAATAACGtaaagtataaaaatgttattatCAAGGGAGTTCCCAAACAACTGGCTAAACATGTCTTTGAATCCAAAGTTAATAATGAACTATTAATAGTAATCGCAACTAAAACTGTCAACAAATCTATGGTAAACGCCTACAAACTCATGAATGACACATTTGAAATTCTAGACTTGAAAGATATTGACTATGTATCGCACAAAGGACTTGAAATTTTCAAATGA
- a CDS encoding chromatin assembly factor 1 protein, putative (Contains WD40 repeat elements) → MDERNNWIVNTRVLYDFISCIKLPQQPLSVEFTQTTVHQDYSDEISFQQIACGLQYETTDDVSIYIIDVALPSQPLKEELKRYCKCLDYEGFPLPTNTQFPMYQCVAQITLNNDVNRILSKTKDGNVLLAAKSTDVYLFNLNNLDYHQEVKNLEPICTLKGHQDEGYGLSFNSSCTNLASCSEDGLMFIYDLNKNEAVYNYKHSGGLNCVDYSKSNESNCFVATEDGYVLLIDTRQKTSHLKTRKVGGAENSVSTTVHNPNVFASGSTKGEIHLWDQRNISEPLHSISVHKGPIVRLHFNQLNKSLISSGSEDLTICVLDLESAGKDVDSTDYDEEDEEDDAPPELVFTHTGHQDKVYDFVWSKNQETENV, encoded by the exons ATGGATGAACGCAACAACTGGATAGTTAATACAAGAGTATTATACGATTTTATAAGCTGTATAAAGTTGCCGCAACAACCTCTTTCAGTGGAATTTACACAGACAACTGTCCA CCAAGATTATTCCGATGAAATATCATTCCAACAAATCGCATGCGGACTTCAATATGAAACAACAGATGACGTTTCGATTTACATTATAGAT GTCGCACTACCTTCTCAACCACTTAaagaagaattaaaaagatACTGTAAATGCCTGGATTACGAAGGATTCCCACTACCAACCAACACCCAATTCCCAATGTATCAATGTGTAGCCCAAATAACACTCAATAACGATGTCAACAG AATCTTGTCAAAAACTAAGGATGGAAATGTGTTGTTGGCAGCAAAATCAACCGATG TGTATTTGTTCAACCTAAACAACCTGGATTATCACCAGGAAGTGAAGA aTTTGGAACCGATTTGTACCTTAAAAGGCCACCAGGATGAAGG ATATGGGCTGTCTTTCAACTCAAGTTGCACCAATTTGGCCTCCTGCTCTGAAGACGGACTGATGTTTATCTACGATTTGAACA AAAATGAGGCCGTTTATAATTACAAGCATTCTGGAGGACTTAACTGTGTAGATTACTCAAAGAGTAATGAATCCAACTGTTTTGTCGCCACTGAAGATGGCTATGTCCTACT GATCGATACTAGGCAAAAAACATCACACCTTAAG ACTAGAAAAGTTGGTGGTGCCGAAAACTCAGTGTCAACAACTGTCCATAACCCGAATGTCTTCGCATCAGGGTCAACTAAAGGG GAAATCCACCTATGGGACCAAAGAAACATTTCCGAGCCTTTACATTCAATTTCTGTCCACAAAGGACCGATCGTAAGACTGCACTTCAATCAGCTAAATAAGTCGCTGATATCTAGCGGCTCTGAGGACTTGACGATCTGCGTACTTGACCTTGAGTCCGCAGGAAAAGATGTCGACTCTACTGACTACGATGAAGAGGACGAGGAAGACGACGCTCCTCCAGAACTTGTTTTCACTCACACCGGCCACCAGGATAAAGTTTACGATTTCGTTTGGAGCAAAAATCAAGAAACCGAAAATGTATAA
- a CDS encoding SONA (Contains WD40 repeat elements): MSFSRTTFDDQPQKFMLNNLPNDSISHLRWSTTTNPLLLTAGSWDKTLRIWKINTGLGNAINTDMVCSFKQDAPVLCSAFSADSMRLFGGGCTNNVLTYDLNNPSGAGVIIARHQKPVNGVHWIPQFNLLLSTSWDGFVNLWDGRQEQPVWSENLNSKVFASDVKDNIMCVADSNRKLNVWSLEKLQHSNSKITIDSSLKLQIRALSLFPDTKVRSGVAYSSIGGRCVVNYFTEDEKKNNFSFKCHRQDQPGKGTFTYSVNAIDFHTVYGTFVSGGGDGTFTIWDKDNKSRVKAFSNVGAPVVDVKFMSEGNLLAYATSYDWYKGLNHSLISNTNKSIGIIKVLFA, encoded by the exons ATGTCGTTTTCACGCACAACCTTTGATGACCAGCCTCAAAAGTTTATGCTTAATAATCTACCAAACGATTCCATTTCACATCTAAGATGG AGTACGACAACAAACCCGTTGCTACTGACGGCAGGGAGTTGGGACAAGACGCTTAGGATTTGGAAAATTAACACAGGTCTTGGTAACGCAATTAATACAGACATGGTGTGCAGCTTCAAACAGGATGCACCTGTACTATGTTCAGCCTTCTCTGCA GATTCAATGCGTTTATTCGGAGGAGGATGTACTAATAATGTGTTAACATACgatttaaataatccaAGCGGTGCAGGAGTTATCATAGCAAGACATCAGAAGCCGGTTAATGGAGTTCATTGGATCCCACAGTTCAACCTCCTGTTATCTACAAGTTGGGACGGATTTGTGAACTTGTGGGATGGAAGACAAGAACAGCCGGTGTGGTCAGAGAACCTAAACTCTAAAGTTTTTGCATCTGATGTTAAGGATAATATAATGTGTGTAGCAGACAGTAACCGCAAACTTAATGTCTGGAGCCTCGAGAAACTACAACATTCCAACAGTAAAATAACTATCGACTCCAGTTTAAAGCTACAAATCAGAGCACTATCGCTATTTCCAGATACAAAAGTGCGGTCAGGGGTTGCATACAGTTCAATTGGCGGTCGCTGCGTAGTAAACTATTTCACAGAAGACGAAAAGAAGAATAACTTCTCATTCAAGTGTCATAGACAAGACCAGCCTGGCAAAGGCACGTTCACCTACTCAGTAAACGCAATTGATTTCCATACAGTGTACGGCACTTTCGTCTCAGGAGGAGGAGATGGTACATTCACCATCTGGGATAAGGATAACAAGTCAAGAGTTAAGGCCTTTAGTAACGTAGGAGCGCCTGTGGTGGACGTCAAGTTCATGTCAGAAGGTAACCTCCTGGCCTATGCCACAAGCTACGACTGGTATAAAGGCCTTAACCACTCACTAATATCAAACACTAATAAATCTATCGGAATCATCAAGGTACTTTTTGCGTAG
- a CDS encoding uncharacterized protein (Weak Pfam hit to ribosomal L32P protein family, BLAST similarities to chloroplast 50s ribosomal protein l32; however, the evidence is not strong enough to call it a ribosomal L32-related protein;~Signal peptide predicted for TA19045 by SignalP 2.0 HMM (Signal peptide probability 0.817, signal anchor probability 0.000) with cleavage site probability 0.301 between residues 15 and 16), which yields MQIFGLTLLFLKLYCSLDCIINLTTETLSHINLSDNSHFKLKRTGKLFFFVESLNIPRHKNYKQKISPGYTYVSTSSVPFTSFSTFRNRSLLFAVPKKKPSKRRTNIRKTAWMKRFPKNYKRPMMLDMYDIVKYTDGTFTKSRTIHENWLNLPNTSLDGKHIFNREVRPSW from the exons ATGCAAATTTTTGGGCTAACATTATTGTTTTTGAAACTATACTGTTCATTAgattgtataataaatttgacaACTGAAACTCTATCGCACATAAATCTGAGTGATAACTCTCATTTTAAACTTAAAAGAACtggaaaattatttttttttgTGGAATCCTTAAACATTCCTCGACACAAGAATTATAAACAAAAGATTAGTCCAGGTTACACCTATGTTTCAACCTCTTCTGTTCCTTTCACATCGTTCTCCACATTTAGAAATCGAAGCCTTTTATTTGCTGTTCCAAAGAAGAAGCCTTCTAAACGTAGGACAAACATAAGGAAAACTGCATGGATGAAAAGATTCCCGAAGAATTATAAACGG CCCATGATGTTGGATATGTACGATATAGTCAAGTATACTGATGGAACATTTACCAAGTCTAGAACAATTCACGAAAATTGGCTAAATTTGCCAAACACATCACTTGATGGaaaacatatttttaacAGGGAAGTCAGACCAAGTTGGTGA
- a CDS encoding GTPase-activating protein, putative has translation MSSTDFISKVCSIDGNNFCADCGSRAPRWASVNLGVLLCINCSGIHRTLGVHLSQVKSLTLDNLKPDWIKSLLSIGNNVANTYYLYKLPSDVSRYYASASPRLVDIQLILFSDMEIWIRNKYEKKVYAMDGLDEPFLLLSKGYNPRESVLNRTLPDSQPVSQYKHHHSPKHQPVSDLLSLGETFGVRSNYNEGVKTNVKDGMKPSFADDFNPFSIDNTQRTNDIFWPNDNQSRRSYKDESRDTLGVPDVPEPEDSDKIRDAKIEAAKNSIAKLFQNPTQIGFRNSSYNSVKPNCVSGDGLDFDNTNLKDNLESLNRNL, from the exons ATGTCTAGTACTGATTTCATATCAAAGGTCTGTTCAATTGATGGGAATAATTTCTGCGCCGACTGCGGAAGCAGAGCCCCTAGATGGGCAAGCGTAAATTTAGGCGTGCTCCTTTGTATTAACTGCTCTGGAATTCATAGAACTCTTGGTGTACATTTATCACAAGTCAAATCATTAACCTTAGATAACTTAAAACCGGACTGGATAAAA TCATTGCTGAGTATCGGAAATAATGTTGCAAATACTTATTACCTCTACAAGTTACCTTCTGATGTGTCAAGGTACTACGCTTCAGCCTCCCCTAGGTTAGTGgatatacaattaattttgttcAGTGATATGGAGATTTGGATTAGAAATAAGTATGAAAAGAAGGTTTACGCAATGGATGGTCTAGATGAACCATTCTTATTACTTTCCaaag GGTACAACCCACGAGAATCGGTATTAAATAGAACACTACCAGATAGCCAGCCAGTTTCTCAATATAAACATCACCATAGTCCAAAACACCAACC GGTTTCTGATTTACTGAGTCTGGGTGAAACCTTTGGAGTCCGATCGAACTATAACGAAGGAGTAAAAACAAACGTGAAGGATGGAATGAAGCCGTCCTTTGCCGATGATTTTAACCCCTTTTCAATAGACAACACTCAGAGAACAAATGATATTTTCTGGCCTAATGATAACCAATCACGTCGATCATACAAAGATGAGTCCAGAGATACACTTGGAGTCCCAGATGTACCTGAGCCTGAGGACTCTGATAAGATACGTGACGCTAAAATCGAAGCAGCCAAAAACTCTATTGCCAAACTATTCCAAAACCCAACCCAGATCGGCTTTAGAAACAGCTCCTACAACTCCGTA aaaCCTAATTGTGTATCTGGAGATGGATTGGATTTCGATAATACTAACCTTAAGGACAATTTGGAAAGCTTAAACagaaatttataa
- a CDS encoding uncharacterized protein (Contains one putative transmembrane domain;~1 probable transmembrane helix predicted for TA19020 by TMHMM2.0 at aa 13-35), which translates to MIFGIKPKWRRAPVIIFLCYIFVHFNNIVYCIHLIPSYKLSFVCYKWPNRFRTPPEVGDFEPLVSLREHTDHSFELNSSFTNNLFNKPFFSKNPFNKSFFSNIFPNKSLFLNNLFNKPFFNNYSKPCNKNDESILSNFWSSLKSYVSSKFSSVKGSTLCGNPKRYTKSDAYLRNNDLRHLSFFDFFDNAPNNLGDYKIRKEFNESMTQESPYMELVRTGPSGIIKRFLRVAPSMVKDAISLTVSTLIGSFYRYSAETTIITTTDRLAALILNLQVTGYIYCNAEQRYRLSSLCNPTGTSVPGGVMNNQLTDNQPEPRDEIEGLSVGDELLSYVRRLPRSYINGIFDNMNPEILYAMRHSTEKAIQLLTVLNHNYLDFKDDQKLIIQQTGSFAMQLCFWKLALGYCMRDQETKIELTKSLNSH; encoded by the coding sequence ATGATTTTTGGTATTAAACCCAAGTGGCGCAGGGCGCCtgtaattatattcttgtgttatatttttgtacatttcaataatataGTCTACTGTATACACTTGATTCCTTCGTACAAACTCAGTTTCGTATGCTATAAATGGCCGAACAGGTTTAGAACCCCTCCAGAAGTCGGGGATTTTGAACCTTTGGTTTCGCTACGCGAACACACCGATCATTCCTTTGAGCTAAATTCTTCttttacaaataatttgttcaaTAAACCATTTTTCTCAAAAAatccatttaataaatcgTTTTTTTCGAATATCTTCCCCAACAAATCTCtgtttttaaataatttgttcaaTAAACCGTTTTTTAATAACTATTCCAAACCTTGTAACAAAAATGATGAGTCGATCCTGTCTAATTTTTGGTCTTCATTAAAGTCATATGTGAGTAGTAAGTTTTCATCAGTAAAGGGAAGTACGCTTTGTGGAAACCCCAAAAGATACACGAAGTCGGATGCTTATCTAAGGAACAATGACCTCAGGCATCTCTCGTTCTTTGACTTTTTCGATAACGCACCTAATAACCTTGGTGACTATAAAATTCGGAAGGAGTTTAATGAGTCCATGACACAGGAGTCACCATACATGGAGCTGGTCAGAACCGGGCCTTCTGGGATAATTAAACGATTTCTGAGAGTTGCTCCCTCTATGGTTAAGGACGCAATAAGCCTGACTGTATCAACACTTATCGGTTCGTTCTACAGATACAGCGCTGAGACCACAATTATCACTACAACAGACCGCCTGGCTGCACTAATACTTAACCTCCAAGTCACTGGGTATATTTATTGCAACGCTGAGCAAAGGTATAGATTATCTTCTTTGTGTAATCCAACAGGAACCTCAGTCCCAGGAGGTGTTATGAATAATCAACTGACTGACAATCAACCTGAACCGAGGGACGAAATTGAGGGCCTAAGTGTTGGCGATGAGCTTCTGAGTTATGTTCGAAGGCTTCCTCGCAGTTATATAAACGGCATTTTTGATAATATGAACCCTGAGATACTATATGCAATGAGACACTCTACTGAAAAGGCCATTCAGCTCTTAACTGTCCTGAACCACAATTATCTTGACTTTAAAGACGACCAGAAACTTATTATACAACAGACGGGCTCCTTCGCGATGCAGCTTTGCTTCTGGAAACTTGCTCTTGGATACTGTATGAGGGACCAGGAAACTAAAATCGAACTCACTAAATCACTCAATTCTCACTAA